A stretch of Lathyrus oleraceus cultivar Zhongwan6 chromosome 6, CAAS_Psat_ZW6_1.0, whole genome shotgun sequence DNA encodes these proteins:
- the LOC127094857 gene encoding uncharacterized protein LOC127094857, producing the protein MSSFPNSEELTVASAMILLHTKPRFHSSSDYGVPGERKSISCKRFKASSVSTVSNRSSASSSVLIMDDSSDQSEEMKSYPVSFFSATHRYHQMKFKIARKIRSKVMWSSSSCSVDRKVKTCTTTKISPASASGEATSCLSTTSSSRSLRYANRSRSASGTENVIQRNTLPSVAKNRVKPVSGTPHLRRRSEAILKFLSHGGSSEVRIRQMLGDSPDTSKALRILLRADAVKRSGSGGRHDPFVYSLTYVLEPQVKVTIIINFVWNETKF; encoded by the exons ATGTCTTCCTTTCCAAATTCTGAAGAACTAACAGTTGCATCTGCGATGATTCTTCTTCACACAAAACCAAG GTTTCATTCAAGTTCCGATTATGGAGTTCCTGGAGAAAGAAAGAGCATCAGTTGCAAGCGTTTCAAAGCGAGTTCCGTTTCTACTGTTTCGAATAGATCTTCAGCTTCGTCCTCCGTTTTGATCATGGATGATTCTTCAGATCAGAGCGAAGAGATGAAGTCATATCCTGTTTCGTTCTTTTCTGCTACTCATCGTTATCATCAGATGAAGTTCAAG ATTGCGAGAAAGATTAGGTCGAAGGTAATGTGGTCATCCTCTTCCTGCTCCGTCGACCGGAAAGTGAAAACATGCACCACTACAAAAATTTCTCCGGCATCTGCGTCCGGAGAGGCGACGTCGTGTTTGTCAACCACCTCAAGCTCGCGAAGCTTGCGTTATGCTAACAGAAGTAGATCTGCGAGTGGAACAGAGAATGTAATCCAACGCAACACACTGCCTTCGGTGGCTAAGAACCGCGTGAAGCCTGTTAGTGGAACGCCGCACCTGCGTCGGCGAAGCGAAGCAATATTGAAGTTTCTCTCTCATGGCGGTTCTTCTGAAGTGAGGATCCGTCAAATGCTTGGTGATAGCCCTGACACAAGCAAAGCTCTCCGAAT ATTGCTTAGGGCTGATGCTGTGAAAAGATCAGGCTCAGGCGGCCGTCATGATCCCTTCGTTTATTCG TTAACTTATGTCCTTGAGCCACAAGTTAAGGTTACTATTATTATAAATTTTGTGTGGAATgaaacaaaattttaa